From Flavobacterium alkalisoli, the proteins below share one genomic window:
- a CDS encoding heavy-metal-associated domain-containing protein gives MKLLKTVLFVFAMFLSANAFAQKKVETTVIKTAIYCDHCKQCESCGDRLNVGLLKTKGVQMVVLDEKAMTITVTYNTKKTDLATIKTAISKLGYDADDIKADEVAYDSLDGCCKK, from the coding sequence ATGAAACTACTTAAAACAGTACTGTTTGTATTTGCTATGTTTTTATCGGCAAATGCTTTTGCACAAAAAAAGGTGGAAACCACTGTAATTAAAACGGCCATTTACTGCGACCACTGCAAGCAATGTGAGTCGTGCGGAGACCGACTTAATGTTGGACTTCTTAAAACTAAAGGAGTACAAATGGTGGTGCTTGACGAAAAAGCAATGACAATCACGGTAACCTACAATACGAAGAAGACTGATTTGGCTACTATAAAAACAGCGATAAGCAAATTAGGTTATGATGCTGATGATATTAAGGCTGATGAAGTGGCTTATGATTCGCTGGACGGTTGCTGCAAAAAATAA
- a CDS encoding polysaccharide biosynthesis protein, protein MKKFAFIPVWLICTIISTVILYMIVTIVWMEHLYEADISNEIADSFLFKLFAEISSNTGYHTEPTSFTLFIILITGIGCGYLISKLILKLQSAY, encoded by the coding sequence ATGAAAAAATTTGCTTTTATACCTGTTTGGCTAATATGCACTATTATTAGTACCGTTATACTGTATATGATAGTAACTATAGTTTGGATGGAGCACCTGTATGAAGCCGACATAAGCAATGAAATTGCAGATAGTTTCCTTTTTAAATTGTTTGCAGAGATATCCTCGAACACCGGATATCATACCGAGCCCACTTCATTTACATTATTCATTATCTTAATTACAGGTATAGGCTGTGGATATTTGATAAGTAAATTGATACTCAAACTACAGTCCGCCTATTGA